A part of Carettochelys insculpta isolate YL-2023 chromosome 1, ASM3395843v1, whole genome shotgun sequence genomic DNA contains:
- the LOC142001696 gene encoding olfactory receptor 52E2-like, which produces MSASNGTDFTNPSTFILQGIPGLEAAHVWISIPFCAVYIITILGNFIILFIVKMDSSLHEPMYYFLCMLAVTDLVLSTSTLPTMLSNFWFNSREISFNGCLAQLYFVHCFTATESGIFVAMALDRYVAICHPLRYSTILTNSITAKIGLAVVLRGGMLVLPYPLLARQWPYCRTNIIPYTHCEHIDVVRLACADIRISSYYGLFVLFCRIGLDLPFIAISYIHILRAIFCLPTKDARLKSFGTCSSHLCLILAFYIPGLFSSLSQRFGHNLPLHLQVLLANLYLLVPPMLNPIIYGVRTKQIRDRLIRLFTH; this is translated from the coding sequence ATGTCTGCTTCCAATGGAACTGACTtcaccaacccctccaccttcatcctgcagggcattcctggcctggaggcagctcatgtctggatctccatccccttctgtgccGTATACATCATAACCATCTTGGGAAATTTCATCATCCTGTTCATTGTGAAGATGGATTCGAGCCTCCACGAGCCCATGTACTATTTTCTCTGCATGCTGGCCGTCACCGACCTGGTCCTGTCCACATCCACCCTGCCTACAATGCTGAGCAATttctggttcaattccagggagATCAGTTTCAATGGATGCCTTGCCCAGCTGTACTTCGTTCACTGTTTCACAGCGACTGAGTCTGGGATCTTCGTGGCCATGGCTTTGgatcgctatgtggccatctgccacccccTGAGATattccaccatcctgacaaaCTCAATAACAGCCAAGATTGGCCTGGCTGTGGTGTTGCGTGGTGGCATGCTTGTCCTACCCTATCCCCTGCTGGCAAGGCAAtggccatattgcagaaccaacatcatccccTACACACACTGTGAGCACATTGatgtggtgaggctggcctgTGCCGACATCCGCATCAGTAGTTACTATGGCCTCTTTGTGCTATTCTGTAGGATTGGCCTGGATCTGCCTTTTATTGCCATATCCTACATCCATATCCTCAGGGCCATCTTCTGCCTTCCTACGAAGGATGCCCGACTCAAGTCTTTTGGGACCTGTAGTTCCCACCTCTGTCTCATCTTAGCTTTTTACATCCCAGGGCTCTTCTCATCCCTCTCACAGCGGTTTGGTCACAATTTGCCACTTCATTTACAAGTTCTTCTTGCCAACTTGTACCTCCTGGTGCCCCccatgctaaaccccatcatctacgGGGTGAGGACCAAACAGATCCGGGACAGGCTGATCCGACTCTTTACTCATTAA